The genomic stretch TTTTGTCTTTTTATTATATTGTTTCTGTTCTGCGGTCATATGCTCATGCGCATACTCATTATCATAGCCAGCACCGTTTCCCTGTGCGCCAGCATCATTCATACCTGGGCGAACACCATTTGC from Bacillus sp. Cs-700 encodes the following:
- the sspO gene encoding small acid-soluble spore protein O, coding for MGKRKANGVRPGMNDAGAQGNGAGYDNEYAHEHMTAEQKQYNKKTKKRQ